A section of the Blastocatellia bacterium genome encodes:
- a CDS encoding DUF1800 domain-containing protein, whose product MASLNYDEAAHLLRRAGFGGTPEEIDSLATRGREGAVDYLLNYSQINNQAMDDLLKASFDFSDPTDNQKFSNGEIRRWWVTRMVATQRQFEEKMTLFWHNHFATGSSKVQDVYMYVQNLKLRQGALARFDDLLLTVAQDPAMLIWLDNTTNVLGRPNENFARELQELFTMGINDVVTGTPNYTENDVKEVARAFTGWNFQRAQGSPYGFTFRVVNNQHDNGAKTIYAGTPYQVSGNLSGEDVITVIANRQATARYLTWKLWNFFVYPLTTSSADKATIDRFASVYLSNNHSIKELVRAIFTSDEFYSERAFFSLVKQPIELVVGALRMIGGTYLPGTTVGTGNPRTSNVPSQLSRNMGQDLFNPPDVAGWDFNLGWVNTASMLERFNYTNTLMTNRNTTNPGIFVTTEQLKKYVKGNTKKTVKNFLSTLGPLSVGKPVIKPLQAYLTTGDNGQEIEYTTDDAYVDKKIRGLVHQIMCLPEFQLN is encoded by the coding sequence CAACAATCAGGCGATGGACGATCTGCTCAAGGCGAGCTTCGACTTTTCTGACCCGACCGACAATCAGAAATTCAGCAACGGCGAGATTCGCCGCTGGTGGGTGACGCGCATGGTGGCGACGCAGCGCCAGTTCGAAGAGAAGATGACCCTCTTCTGGCACAACCATTTTGCCACCGGCAGCTCGAAGGTGCAGGACGTCTATATGTACGTCCAGAACCTCAAGCTGCGGCAGGGCGCACTGGCGCGCTTCGATGATCTGTTGCTGACGGTCGCGCAAGACCCGGCCATGCTCATCTGGCTCGACAACACCACGAACGTACTCGGCAGGCCGAACGAGAACTTTGCCCGCGAGCTGCAAGAGCTATTCACGATGGGCATCAACGACGTCGTCACCGGCACGCCGAATTACACTGAAAACGATGTCAAAGAAGTGGCGCGCGCCTTCACCGGCTGGAACTTCCAGCGCGCGCAAGGCAGCCCGTACGGCTTTACCTTCCGGGTCGTCAACAATCAGCACGACAACGGCGCCAAGACCATCTATGCCGGGACGCCTTATCAAGTCAGCGGCAATCTCAGCGGCGAAGACGTCATCACGGTGATCGCCAACCGGCAAGCGACGGCGCGTTACCTGACCTGGAAGCTCTGGAACTTCTTCGTCTACCCGCTGACGACCAGCAGCGCCGACAAAGCGACGATTGATCGCTTCGCCAGCGTCTATCTCAGCAACAACCACTCGATCAAAGAGCTGGTGCGCGCCATCTTCACTTCGGACGAATTCTACAGCGAGCGCGCTTTCTTCTCCCTCGTCAAGCAACCCATCGAGCTGGTGGTCGGGGCGCTGCGCATGATCGGCGGCACCTACCTGCCGGGCACCACAGTCGGCACGGGCAATCCGCGCACGTCGAACGTGCCCTCGCAGTTGTCGCGCAACATGGGGCAGGACCTGTTCAACCCGCCCGACGTTGCCGGCTGGGATTTCAATCTCGGCTGGGTCAACACCGCCAGCATGCTCGAACGCTTCAACTACACCAACACGCTGATGACGAACCGCAACACCACGAACCCCGGCATCTTCGTGACCACCGAGCAACTGAAGAAGTACGTCAAAGGCAACACCAAGAAGACGGTCAAAAACTTCCTGTCAACGCTCGGGCCGCTGTCTGTCGGCAAGCCGGTCATCAAGCCCTTGCAGGCGTATCTGACGACCGGCGACAACGGCCAGGAGATCGAATACACCACGGACGACGCTTACGTTGACAAGAAGATTCGCGGCCTCGTCCACCAGATCATGTGCCTGCCGGAGTTTCAGTTGAATTAG